One genomic window of Aliiroseovarius sp. M344 includes the following:
- the ftsY gene encoding signal recognition particle-docking protein FtsY, whose translation MAFFKKLKERLFKSSSKLEEGLEAIVEDGGEEELVEATPEPEPETEPAAVDSDAVVEDAVPEPEPEPEPEPEPEPEPEPEPEPEPEPEPEPEPEPIVDAVEIEEISPEPEPEPEPEPEPQPTAQRDPVPLYLAAEVTSEPAAKPGLLGRMFGRREAKTVVRRTVDDDMLESLEDLMITSDMGVDTAMRVTANISESHFGKKLSVDEIKSVLAAEVTRIMEPVAVPMPLYSKRPQVVLIVGVNGAGKTTTIGKLASQFTAAGKKVVIAAGDTFRAAAVEQLQVWGDRAGVPVLTAPEGSDPASLAFDAMKKAEADGADLLLIDTAGRLQNRTDLMEELSKIVRVIKKKDETAPHNTLLVLDATTGQNALSQVGTFQQLADVSGLVMTKLDGTAKGGVLVALADKFALPIHAIGVGEQIDDLAPFDPDEFARALIGIKE comes from the coding sequence GGAACCCGAAACAGAGCCAGCCGCAGTTGACAGCGATGCCGTAGTCGAAGACGCCGTTCCTGAGCCTGAGCCTGAGCCTGAGCCTGAGCCTGAGCCTGAGCCTGAGCCTGAGCCTGAGCCTGAGCCTGAGCCTGAGCCTGAGCCTGAGCCTGAGCCTGAGCCGATTGTGGACGCCGTTGAGATCGAAGAGATCTCACCAGAACCAGAACCAGAACCAGAACCAGAACCAGAACCGCAGCCGACCGCGCAACGCGATCCGGTGCCACTTTATCTGGCTGCCGAAGTTACGTCAGAACCTGCCGCCAAACCCGGTCTTCTGGGTCGCATGTTTGGTCGTCGCGAGGCCAAAACAGTCGTGCGGCGCACGGTTGATGATGACATGCTGGAAAGCCTTGAGGATTTGATGATCACCTCCGACATGGGTGTCGACACGGCGATGCGCGTGACCGCCAACATCTCGGAAAGTCATTTCGGCAAGAAACTCTCGGTGGACGAAATCAAATCGGTGCTTGCGGCTGAAGTGACCCGGATTATGGAGCCGGTCGCCGTCCCGATGCCGCTCTACTCCAAGCGTCCGCAGGTCGTCTTGATCGTCGGCGTGAATGGCGCAGGTAAGACGACCACCATTGGTAAATTGGCCAGCCAGTTCACCGCAGCTGGCAAAAAGGTCGTGATCGCAGCCGGTGATACGTTCCGAGCCGCAGCCGTCGAGCAGTTGCAGGTTTGGGGTGACCGTGCGGGTGTGCCCGTGCTGACCGCGCCGGAAGGCTCTGATCCGGCATCGCTCGCCTTTGATGCAATGAAAAAGGCCGAGGCAGACGGTGCTGACCTTCTTTTGATCGACACGGCGGGGCGGCTGCAAAACCGCACCGATCTGATGGAAGAACTTTCTAAAATTGTTCGTGTTATCAAGAAGAAAGACGAAACCGCGCCGCACAATACGTTGTTGGTGTTGGATGCGACCACCGGCCAGAATGCGCTGTCGCAAGTTGGGACCTTTCAACAGCTCGCCGATGTGTCGGGGCTGGTGATGACCAAGCTCGACGGAACGGCGAAAGGCGGCGTGTTGGTCGCGCTGGCTGACAAATTCGCCCTGCCCATTCACGCGATCGGGGTGGGCGAGCAGATCGACGATCTGGCCCCGTTCGACCCCGATGAATTTGCCCGTGCCCTGATTGGCATCAAAGAGTAA
- a CDS encoding DMT family transporter codes for MSDWLISLEGTEAGHRLALALALFAAFLHALFGALQKGRHDPWLSRGAIDLSYGLIAAPFALFVVPWPEPHMWPIFAVIFVIHVGYKIAQSYTYALGSYTVVYPVVRGTGPLFTVIGAGFLFGETFTGLQWFGVATLVAGIFALAAYNLRHWQMGREMLKPALAMAVVTGLFVAAYTTYDAYGIRATADPFTFLAWFFFIDGFFMPVIAALRWRNMPDPPALGPLMGRGILGAFVAYFSFGSIMLATRLDSVGEAAVLRETSTVFAALIGWLVLKERVGPRRLTMMALIAAGAVIVEMGG; via the coding sequence ATGAGCGACTGGCTCATTTCGCTGGAAGGCACCGAAGCGGGTCACAGGCTGGCCCTCGCCCTTGCGCTTTTTGCGGCGTTTCTTCATGCCTTGTTCGGCGCCCTCCAAAAAGGACGCCACGACCCTTGGCTGTCGCGCGGCGCGATTGATCTTTCCTATGGGTTGATTGCCGCACCCTTCGCTTTGTTCGTTGTCCCATGGCCCGAGCCGCATATGTGGCCGATCTTTGCGGTAATCTTTGTAATCCATGTGGGTTACAAGATTGCGCAAAGCTACACCTACGCGCTCGGCTCCTACACAGTTGTTTATCCTGTCGTGCGCGGCACCGGCCCGCTGTTCACGGTGATCGGGGCGGGTTTCCTGTTTGGCGAAACCTTCACAGGCTTGCAATGGTTTGGTGTTGCCACATTGGTTGCCGGGATATTTGCCCTTGCAGCCTATAACTTGCGGCACTGGCAGATGGGTCGCGAGATGCTGAAGCCTGCGTTGGCGATGGCTGTTGTGACCGGGTTATTTGTGGCTGCCTATACCACCTATGACGCCTATGGTATCCGCGCGACGGCGGACCCCTTCACCTTTTTGGCATGGTTTTTCTTTATCGACGGGTTTTTCATGCCGGTGATCGCTGCGTTGCGCTGGCGAAACATGCCCGACCCACCGGCACTGGGCCCTTTGATGGGGCGTGGGATACTCGGTGCTTTCGTGGCCTATTTCAGTTTCGGTTCGATTATGCTGGCCACACGATTGGACAGCGTCGGAGAAGCCGCCGTTCTGCGCGAAACCTCGACCGTATTTGCGGCTTTGATCGGCTGGCTTGTGCTAAAGGAACGCGTCGGACCGCGTCGGCTGACGATGATGGCTTTGATCGCGGCGGGCGCCGTGATAGTCGAAATGGGCGGATAA
- a CDS encoding inner membrane-spanning protein YciB: MTEKQANPALRAALEYGPIILFFVAYTFLKDRDFMVGGTEYSGFVAVTALFIPVLALATLAMWKITGHLSKMQIMTLVLVIGFGGMSIWFNDERFFKMKPTIIYLLFAGLLGFGLMRGTSYLEAVMDRALPLERAGWMILTKRLAMFFLALAVANEVIWRSMSTDAWVNFKTFGLPLAMFGFFMTQAGLFKKYGTEEDVSES, from the coding sequence ATGACCGAGAAGCAGGCAAACCCCGCCCTGAGGGCCGCGCTGGAATACGGACCAATCATCCTGTTCTTCGTGGCTTACACGTTCCTGAAGGATCGCGACTTCATGGTGGGCGGCACCGAATATTCAGGCTTCGTTGCCGTGACCGCCCTGTTCATCCCGGTTTTGGCGCTGGCGACATTGGCCATGTGGAAAATCACGGGCCACCTGTCGAAAATGCAGATCATGACCCTTGTCCTTGTGATTGGGTTTGGTGGCATGTCGATCTGGTTCAATGACGAACGGTTCTTCAAGATGAAGCCCACGATTATTTATCTGCTTTTTGCAGGCCTTCTAGGCTTTGGGTTGATGCGTGGCACGAGTTATCTTGAGGCGGTGATGGACCGCGCGTTGCCGTTGGAACGCGCTGGCTGGATGATCCTGACCAAGCGGCTGGCGATGTTTTTTCTGGCACTTGCCGTCGCGAACGAGGTGATTTGGCGCAGCATGTCCACCGACGCCTGGGTCAATTTCAAAACCTTCGGCCTGCCGCTCGCGATGTTCGGTTTTTTCATGACGCAGGCGGGATTGTTCAAGAAATACGGTACGGAAGAGGACGTCAGCGAAAGCTGA
- a CDS encoding glutathione S-transferase N-terminal domain-containing protein, which translates to MPSPIELYYWPTPNGWKVSIALEEMGLPYKVNLVNIGAGDQFQPDFLKIAPNNRMPAIIDPDGPDGAPISIFESGAILQYLARKTGKFCGSTERERIAVDQWLMWQMGGLGPMAGQAHHFLKYAPSMDPPQDLPYAKDRYRAETARLYGVMDRQLADNRFLAGDFFSIADMACWGWASLWEGQEQTLDDKPNLARWLDVVGARPAVQRGRAVASEQRGDLQTDKKAQDVLFKR; encoded by the coding sequence ATGCCCAGCCCAATCGAGCTTTACTACTGGCCGACACCGAACGGATGGAAGGTCTCGATCGCGCTGGAAGAGATGGGGCTGCCTTACAAGGTCAACCTTGTGAATATTGGAGCGGGCGATCAGTTTCAGCCTGACTTTCTGAAGATTGCACCAAACAATCGGATGCCCGCCATCATCGACCCGGACGGGCCGGATGGCGCGCCCATTTCGATCTTTGAAAGTGGCGCAATCCTGCAATATCTGGCCCGCAAAACCGGCAAGTTCTGTGGCTCGACAGAACGCGAGCGGATCGCGGTGGATCAATGGCTCATGTGGCAAATGGGTGGGCTTGGACCAATGGCCGGTCAGGCACACCACTTCTTGAAATATGCACCATCAATGGATCCGCCCCAAGACCTGCCCTATGCCAAAGACCGCTATCGCGCCGAAACAGCGCGGCTTTATGGTGTGATGGACCGGCAGCTCGCCGACAATCGCTTTCTGGCTGGTGACTTCTTTTCAATTGCGGACATGGCCTGTTGGGGCTGGGCGTCGCTTTGGGAAGGGCAGGAGCAGACGCTGGACGACAAGCCCAATTTGGCGCGGTGGCTGGATGTGGTTGGCGCGCGACCGGCGGTGCAACGTGGACGTGCCGTTGCATCCGAGCAACGCGGGGATCTGCAAACCGACAAAAAGGCACAGGACGTGTTGTTCAAAAGATAA